The following proteins are co-located in the Terriglobia bacterium genome:
- a CDS encoding SDR family oxidoreductase, translated as MSGTLDGKVAVVTGGSGAIGSAIIAELEEQGARAVSLDLARPAASAALYQACDVGDDSSVSSAIEAVRREHGRLDLVVHAAGISREGVVWKLAVEDWDVVQRVNLRGAFLLLRHAIPAMRAGDGGRIVLIGSINGSRGKFGTSAYSASKAGLIALAKSVAREVARFGILVNVVEPGWVLTPLTKFLPKAILDAALAESLVGRFVEPADVAAAVTFLCGPEARQITGQILRVDGGQFLGSS; from the coding sequence GTGAGCGGCACTCTCGACGGTAAAGTCGCGGTCGTCACCGGCGGTTCCGGCGCAATCGGCTCCGCCATCATCGCCGAACTTGAGGAGCAAGGCGCGCGAGCAGTGTCGCTCGACTTGGCGCGGCCGGCCGCAAGCGCCGCGCTCTACCAGGCCTGCGACGTCGGCGACGATTCTTCAGTTTCTTCTGCCATAGAAGCGGTGCGGCGCGAACACGGCCGCCTCGACTTGGTCGTGCACGCCGCGGGCATCTCGCGCGAGGGCGTGGTGTGGAAACTCGCCGTCGAGGACTGGGACGTAGTACAACGCGTCAACCTGCGCGGGGCGTTTCTATTGCTGCGTCACGCCATTCCGGCGATGCGTGCGGGCGACGGCGGACGCATCGTGCTCATCGGGTCGATCAACGGCTCGCGCGGCAAGTTCGGCACGTCGGCGTATTCGGCAAGCAAGGCGGGCCTGATCGCGCTGGCCAAATCGGTTGCGCGAGAGGTGGCGCGCTTCGGCATCCTTGTTAACGTGGTTGAGCCTGGCTGGGTTCTCACGCCATTGACGAAGTTCCTTCCAAAGGCGATTCTTGACGCCGCGCTGGCGGAAAGCCTTGTGGGCCGCTTCGTCGAACCCGCCGACGTCGCCGCCGCGGTCACGTTTCTTTGCGGGCCGGAGGCACGGCAGATCACCGGGCAGATTCTTCGCGTGGATGGCGGTCAATTTCTAGGCAGCAGTTGA
- a CDS encoding acyl-CoA dehydratase activase codes for MSAVDILLGIDLGSTTTKAVALDCAGRVIGRGITNTRSNYEVAAQIVREEALVQSRFELLRQGLAADPELAGIENKFLAPLARHFRRQQHVEQFERLESALHRCAGAPRYATTRDDIHHALDRICDSMRFRVAAHFNELSVRKSDFFRDLAAADYMHFAEQFKDPKRIPFDVLCGLFDAAILQVENAAMSGGFERHAGAALGETIATAPPAIQDIAPRLRTAVTSVLSLQFRVLRMVGTGYGRQRLPFPKEDIRSEILCHGLGAHAMFPLTRTVLDIGGQDTKAIQVDAHGIVTSFQMNDRCAAGCGRYLGYIADEMNLGLHELGTLAQESTCAVKINSTCTVFAGAELRDRLSLGQKRPDILAGLHRAIMLRAMSLLARSGGISDEFTFAGGVARNPAAVAALADLVRQNYGERTLNISNESIYTGALGAALFALRAAEGRSAA; via the coding sequence GTGAGCGCCGTCGACATTCTTCTCGGCATTGACCTCGGCTCCACCACGACGAAAGCGGTTGCTCTCGACTGCGCGGGCCGCGTGATCGGCCGCGGCATTACCAACACCCGCAGCAACTACGAAGTTGCGGCGCAGATCGTGCGCGAAGAAGCCCTGGTGCAATCGCGATTCGAACTCCTCCGCCAGGGTCTCGCTGCCGATCCCGAACTGGCGGGCATCGAAAACAAGTTCCTCGCACCTCTGGCGCGCCATTTCCGCCGGCAACAGCACGTCGAGCAATTCGAGCGGCTTGAGTCAGCGCTTCACCGCTGCGCCGGAGCGCCCCGCTATGCCACGACGCGAGACGACATTCACCACGCGCTCGATCGCATCTGCGACTCCATGCGATTCCGCGTTGCGGCGCATTTCAACGAACTGTCCGTGCGCAAGAGCGACTTCTTCCGCGACCTTGCCGCCGCCGACTACATGCACTTCGCCGAGCAGTTCAAGGACCCCAAGCGCATTCCTTTCGACGTGCTGTGTGGTCTGTTCGACGCCGCCATCCTGCAAGTGGAAAACGCGGCCATGTCGGGCGGGTTCGAGCGCCACGCCGGAGCCGCCCTTGGGGAAACCATCGCGACGGCGCCGCCGGCGATCCAGGATATCGCACCGCGCCTCCGCACTGCGGTCACCTCCGTTCTCTCGCTCCAATTCCGCGTGCTGCGCATGGTGGGCACAGGCTACGGCCGCCAGCGCCTTCCCTTCCCCAAGGAAGACATCCGCAGCGAAATCCTCTGCCACGGCCTTGGCGCGCACGCCATGTTTCCGCTCACCCGCACCGTGCTCGATATTGGCGGCCAGGACACGAAAGCCATCCAGGTGGATGCCCATGGGATCGTCACCAGTTTTCAGATGAACGACCGCTGCGCCGCCGGGTGCGGCCGCTATCTCGGCTACATCGCCGACGAAATGAATCTCGGCCTGCACGAGCTCGGCACGCTCGCCCAGGAGAGCACCTGCGCGGTGAAGATCAACAGCACGTGCACGGTTTTTGCCGGCGCCGAACTACGCGACCGTTTGTCGCTCGGGCAGAAGCGGCCCGACATTCTCGCCGGCCTGCACCGCGCCATCATGTTGCGCGCCATGTCGTTGCTGGCGCGCTCCGGAGGAATCTCCGACGAATTCACCTTTGCCGGCGGCGTGGCGCGCAATCCCGCCGCCGTGGCCGCGCTCGCGGATCTGGTGCGCCAGAACTACGGCGAGCGCACGCTCAATATTTCCAACGAGTCCATCTACACCGGCGCGCTCGGTGCCGCGTTGTTCGCGCTGCGCGCTGCCGAAGGAAGAAGCGCGGCATGA
- the bcrB gene encoding benzoyl-CoA reductase subunit B, whose translation MSDVQDFAQKERSMLLQKELIANYYDSLGRAREVGQRVVSTFVPGNLTELLRSFDLLPVLPEINALQSGMRKRSANFIAEAEKQGHSEDVCTYVKCDIGMLKSGNVGPTGVTLPNPDLLLLSYTGCFTFLKWFELLRQEYQCPVAMLHVPYLANGRIEPHQVDYVVQQLRTEVIPKLEQVSGRRYDEARLAEMLALSAQAEDDLVSVLESAKHDPSPIDAYFGGVYYIGPMFTAFRGTPQGVEYYRVLREEVAERIRLGLGPITPEGTMERQRYRLVVEGPPNWTSFREFWKMFYDEGAVVVASTYTKVGGLYDRGFRHDPNRPLESLAEYCLGCYTNLGLPARVDLLERYIREYRADGFIINSVKSCNSFSVGQLLMLRQLEQRTGVPGGFIESDLVDPRYFSSANIKNRIESYVQMLEQRRAVHA comes from the coding sequence ATGAGCGACGTTCAGGACTTTGCGCAGAAAGAGCGCAGTATGCTCCTGCAGAAGGAGCTGATCGCGAATTATTACGATTCGCTCGGCCGCGCGCGCGAGGTCGGGCAGCGGGTCGTCTCCACGTTCGTTCCCGGCAATCTCACCGAACTGCTGCGCTCCTTCGACCTGCTGCCGGTCCTTCCCGAAATCAATGCCCTGCAATCCGGCATGCGCAAGCGTTCCGCCAACTTCATTGCGGAAGCGGAGAAACAGGGCCACAGCGAAGATGTCTGCACCTACGTGAAGTGCGACATCGGAATGCTGAAATCCGGCAACGTCGGTCCAACTGGCGTCACGCTTCCTAACCCTGACTTGCTGCTGCTGTCCTACACCGGCTGCTTCACGTTTTTGAAGTGGTTCGAACTGCTGCGGCAGGAATATCAATGCCCGGTCGCGATGCTGCACGTCCCGTACCTGGCCAACGGCCGCATCGAACCGCACCAGGTGGATTACGTCGTGCAGCAACTCCGCACCGAGGTGATCCCCAAGCTGGAGCAAGTCAGCGGGCGCCGCTACGACGAAGCGCGCCTCGCCGAGATGCTGGCCCTGTCCGCGCAGGCGGAAGACGACCTCGTCTCGGTATTGGAGAGCGCCAAGCACGACCCTTCGCCGATTGACGCCTACTTCGGCGGCGTCTACTACATTGGCCCGATGTTCACCGCCTTCCGCGGGACGCCCCAAGGCGTCGAGTATTACCGCGTGCTGCGCGAAGAAGTCGCCGAGCGCATTCGCCTCGGTCTCGGCCCCATCACCCCCGAGGGCACCATGGAACGCCAGCGCTACCGCCTGGTGGTCGAAGGCCCTCCGAACTGGACCAGCTTCCGCGAGTTCTGGAAGATGTTTTACGACGAAGGCGCCGTTGTGGTCGCCAGCACTTATACCAAGGTGGGCGGGCTCTACGACCGCGGATTCCGCCATGATCCCAACCGTCCGCTGGAAAGCCTGGCCGAATACTGCCTCGGCTGTTACACCAATCTCGGCCTGCCCGCGCGCGTTGACCTGCTCGAGCGCTACATCCGCGAGTACCGCGCCGACGGCTTCATCATCAACAGTGTCAAGAGCTGCAACTCCTTTAGCGTCGGCCAACTGCTGATGCTGCGCCAACTCGAGCAGCGCACCGGCGTACCCGGCGGCTTTATCGAAAGCGACCTGGTGGACCCGCGCTACTTCTCCTCCGCCAACATCAAGAACCGCATCGAGAGCTACGTTCAGATGCTCGAGCAGAGGCGGGCGGTGCACGCGTGA
- the bcrC gene encoding benzoyl-CoA reductase subunit C — MNRELEAILVRAQALYEDIDFKSVAEWKSAAPGRKAVGYMPMYVPRELIHATGMLPVGIFGGGDRLEIIRGDAYFQSYICHIPRSTIELALSGRLDALEGMLFPSICDVIRNLSGMWNMLFPSRYVRYVDLPQNYDVSVGGEFWRRELAALRDDMVRLAGRPISDEDLRSSIQAYNQNRRVIRELYQVRSQTPWLYPIAHVYAVLRAGSVLPPEEHTIMMRRYIDLASQESSQPDDRSRIVLAGMFCEQPPKALLMSLERAGCWVVDDDLLLGLRWFTDEVPDDGDPLANLAHAYLTQSVSTASCYAADGHRGQWLVESVRRNRADGVIFCAPSFCDPALLEQPMLVAALQRERIPHTQFKYSEDTGQFAVIREQAGTFSDSIRLWSEA; from the coding sequence GTGAACCGGGAACTGGAAGCCATTCTCGTCCGCGCGCAGGCACTGTACGAGGATATTGACTTCAAGTCGGTTGCGGAATGGAAGTCCGCCGCACCCGGGCGGAAGGCTGTCGGCTACATGCCGATGTATGTCCCGCGGGAATTGATTCACGCGACTGGGATGCTGCCGGTTGGCATCTTCGGCGGCGGCGACCGCCTGGAGATCATCCGTGGCGACGCCTACTTCCAGAGCTACATCTGCCATATCCCTCGCAGCACGATTGAGCTTGCGCTTTCGGGACGCTTGGATGCGCTCGAGGGCATGTTATTCCCATCCATTTGCGATGTGATCCGCAATCTGAGTGGCATGTGGAACATGCTTTTTCCCAGTCGCTATGTGCGGTATGTGGACCTTCCCCAGAATTACGACGTTAGCGTCGGAGGCGAATTCTGGCGGCGGGAATTGGCGGCGTTGCGCGACGACATGGTTCGACTGGCCGGCCGGCCGATATCCGATGAAGATCTCCGAAGCAGCATTCAGGCGTACAACCAGAACCGCCGAGTCATCCGGGAACTCTACCAGGTGCGCAGCCAAACGCCGTGGCTCTACCCCATCGCGCACGTTTATGCGGTGTTGCGAGCGGGCAGTGTGCTGCCGCCGGAGGAGCACACCATAATGATGCGCCGCTACATCGATCTGGCTTCGCAAGAGTCGAGCCAGCCCGATGATCGCAGCCGCATTGTGCTGGCCGGCATGTTCTGCGAGCAGCCCCCGAAGGCACTGCTCATGAGCCTGGAACGCGCCGGTTGCTGGGTCGTAGACGACGACCTGCTGCTAGGTCTGCGCTGGTTCACCGACGAGGTTCCTGACGATGGCGATCCGCTCGCCAATCTCGCACACGCTTACCTGACGCAGAGCGTGTCCACGGCATCGTGCTATGCGGCGGACGGCCATCGCGGGCAATGGCTGGTCGAGTCGGTCCGCCGCAATCGCGCCGATGGCGTCATCTTCTGTGCGCCGAGTTTCTGCGACCCCGCGCTGCTGGAGCAGCCCATGCTCGTCGCCGCGCTGCAGCGCGAGCGCATTCCGCATACGCAATTCAAGTATTCCGAGGATACGGGGCAGTTCGCCGTCATCCGCGAACAGGCCGGGACTTTTTCCGATTCCATCCGCCTGTGGAGCGAGGCATGA
- a CDS encoding electron transfer flavoprotein subunit alpha yields MENILFLAHADDANALPRIALESLTTAIEFAANLAAPLTVALIGADVQTAANSIATCGAARFLGVSGAEFAQPRYATDAAACEALCRVANATIVLAPATSRLARVLAGVAQRLNGVVDTHVTSVAVTDTAPVATRWFYRQRIEASLQRTARPWLMLVESGCRPAWQGPAASANVGTVAVTPPPIRTVVTGIRAPKAGEQTIRPDAKLLFVAGAGWTKKQSDGQVHSADAERLILGFLRESQASLGGSKSLVEQSGENQATLRFMTHLNQVGQTGATPRHPKGLSTCCHGEEPHVVGWRFITERRAINLDPNCGWARGKADVVYVADAFAVISKVNALLAKKSAALAED; encoded by the coding sequence ATGGAAAACATTCTCTTTCTCGCTCACGCCGACGACGCCAACGCGCTCCCAAGAATCGCGCTCGAATCGTTGACCACTGCGATCGAGTTCGCCGCCAACCTCGCTGCGCCGCTCACGGTTGCGCTCATCGGCGCCGATGTCCAGACGGCGGCAAACTCCATCGCCACCTGCGGCGCGGCGCGTTTCCTCGGCGTCTCCGGCGCGGAGTTCGCACAACCGCGTTACGCCACCGATGCTGCCGCCTGCGAAGCTCTCTGCCGCGTTGCGAATGCCACCATCGTTCTCGCTCCGGCGACCTCGCGTCTGGCGCGCGTTCTTGCCGGCGTGGCGCAACGGCTCAACGGCGTCGTGGACACCCACGTCACTAGCGTCGCTGTCACCGATACCGCACCGGTGGCGACGCGCTGGTTCTATCGCCAGCGCATCGAAGCCTCGCTCCAGCGCACGGCGCGCCCGTGGCTGATGCTGGTCGAGAGCGGCTGCCGTCCGGCGTGGCAAGGCCCAGCCGCAAGCGCCAACGTCGGAACCGTCGCTGTGACGCCTCCGCCGATTCGCACCGTCGTGACTGGCATCCGCGCGCCCAAGGCTGGCGAGCAGACGATCCGTCCGGACGCCAAGCTGCTGTTCGTCGCCGGTGCGGGATGGACGAAGAAGCAATCCGACGGCCAGGTGCACTCCGCCGACGCAGAGCGGTTGATCCTCGGGTTCCTGCGCGAATCGCAGGCATCGCTCGGTGGCAGCAAGTCGCTGGTGGAGCAGAGCGGTGAGAACCAGGCCACCCTGCGCTTCATGACCCACCTCAACCAGGTGGGCCAGACCGGGGCCACGCCGCGCCATCCCAAAGGACTCTCCACCTGCTGCCACGGCGAGGAGCCGCACGTGGTCGGCTGGCGCTTCATCACCGAACGACGGGCGATCAACCTCGACCCCAACTGCGGCTGGGCGCGTGGCAAGGCCGACGTGGTCTATGTCGCCGACGCCTTCGCCGTCATCAGCAAGGTGAATGCTCTGCTCGCGAAAAAATCCGCTGCCCTTGCCGAAGATTGA
- the bcrD gene encoding benzoyl-CoA reductase subunit D — translation MSASTIIAAGVDVGSSAAKFALVEVDAHGPATILALHNERIRRRELRKVIRDGYDVALQTAGVQLKDVAYTASTGEGELVDFRSGHFYGMTTHARGAVFLMPGATAVIDIGALHTRAICIDERSRVLNYRMTNQCASGSGQFLENVARYLGILLEDVGPLSCEAKNPEPVSSICAVLAETDVINMVSRGIARNDILKGIHLSMAGRCTKLLRAIGASGDVAITGGLASDVGLTRALEEKIAEEKLAMGVRTHPDSIYAGALGAALWGAYRHRILVRRTEVVA, via the coding sequence ATGAGCGCCTCCACCATCATAGCCGCCGGCGTGGACGTCGGCTCCAGCGCCGCCAAGTTCGCGCTCGTTGAGGTGGACGCACACGGCCCCGCGACAATTCTCGCCCTGCACAACGAGCGCATTCGCCGCCGCGAACTGCGCAAAGTGATTCGCGACGGCTACGACGTCGCGCTGCAAACCGCCGGGGTACAGCTGAAGGACGTCGCCTACACCGCCAGCACCGGTGAAGGCGAACTTGTGGATTTCCGCAGCGGACATTTTTACGGCATGACCACGCACGCGCGCGGCGCCGTGTTTCTCATGCCCGGAGCTACCGCCGTCATCGATATCGGCGCCCTGCACACGCGCGCCATATGCATTGACGAGCGTAGCCGCGTGTTGAACTATCGTATGACCAACCAGTGCGCCTCCGGCTCGGGACAGTTTCTGGAAAATGTTGCGCGCTATCTCGGTATCCTGCTCGAGGACGTTGGGCCGCTGTCCTGCGAAGCGAAGAATCCCGAGCCGGTCAGCAGCATTTGCGCAGTGCTGGCGGAGACCGACGTGATCAACATGGTGAGCCGCGGCATTGCGCGTAACGACATTCTCAAAGGCATTCATCTTTCTATGGCGGGGCGCTGCACCAAGTTGCTGCGCGCCATCGGCGCATCCGGCGACGTGGCGATCACCGGCGGCCTGGCCTCCGACGTCGGCCTCACTCGCGCGCTGGAAGAGAAGATCGCTGAAGAAAAGCTCGCCATGGGGGTCCGCACTCACCCCGATTCGATCTACGCCGGCGCGCTCGGCGCGGCTCTGTGGGGTGCGTACCGCCATCGCATTCTCGTACGGCGCACCGAGGTGGTGGCGTGA
- a CDS encoding 4Fe-4S ferredoxin produces the protein MIERESVAVDIACVGFGPAMGGFLTTLSRVLADGSLQSSSGLPRQVICYERADDLGVGVSGVVTRARGIRASFPDLDPAQIPMAARVTSEKMLYLLDPVGASRRSFALRSADALMRALRFALPIKDHALELPYVPDFLQKHDGFVLSVGQFNQWVGSQIAASGMVQIWPGMPVAQALIENDRVTGIRLVDQGTDKAGNPEGAFMPGMDVRADLTVVADGPVGPVGRQLDQQFGMPDGNHRREWALGMKLVVELREGVDLAPGTVLHTFGFPEPEIFGFFYVHPDRLASVGIFVPSWFGSPVRTAYRYLQHFMMHPYLWRYLEGGTLRSWGAKSLQESGKRGEPVLAGNGYARIGEGSGSTNVLTGSGVDEAWTTGTLLAEGVIELLRARAPFTRENLERAYVARRRTSWVESEGRIAERARDGFQRGVVTGVLGMTLAGLTKGRFSLGHEPASVNDRVSTLEHYFAGRIPRAEIEEIRSRCVQTNTSLHDALMDRCGWPQIPFDGRLLVSHQDALLLGGKVQAPPGYADHVAFHFPEVCQACEARLCIEMCSGQAIAPGDGGLPVFDREKCVHCGACLWNCVQALNGDETANIEFRAGAGGLHSALN, from the coding sequence ATGATCGAGCGCGAATCCGTCGCCGTGGACATTGCCTGCGTCGGGTTCGGCCCGGCCATGGGAGGCTTCCTCACCACGCTTTCGCGCGTCCTCGCCGACGGTTCCCTGCAGAGCTCCAGCGGACTTCCTCGGCAGGTCATCTGCTACGAACGCGCCGACGACCTCGGAGTGGGTGTATCCGGCGTGGTCACGCGTGCCCGCGGCATTCGCGCCAGCTTCCCCGATCTTGATCCCGCGCAGATTCCCATGGCCGCGCGCGTCACCAGCGAGAAGATGCTTTATCTCCTCGATCCGGTGGGCGCCAGCCGCCGCTCGTTCGCCCTGCGTTCCGCCGACGCTTTGATGCGCGCGCTCCGCTTCGCGCTGCCGATCAAAGATCACGCGCTCGAACTGCCCTACGTTCCTGACTTCCTGCAGAAGCACGACGGCTTCGTGCTCTCCGTCGGCCAGTTCAACCAGTGGGTGGGCTCGCAAATCGCGGCCAGCGGCATGGTACAAATCTGGCCCGGAATGCCGGTGGCACAGGCGCTGATTGAAAACGACCGCGTGACCGGCATCCGCCTGGTTGACCAAGGTACCGACAAAGCCGGCAATCCCGAAGGCGCGTTCATGCCCGGCATGGACGTCCGCGCTGATCTCACCGTCGTAGCCGATGGTCCGGTCGGTCCCGTCGGCCGCCAGCTCGACCAGCAATTCGGGATGCCTGACGGCAACCATCGCCGCGAGTGGGCCCTCGGCATGAAGTTGGTCGTCGAATTGCGTGAAGGTGTTGACCTCGCGCCCGGCACCGTCTTACACACCTTCGGTTTCCCCGAGCCGGAAATCTTCGGCTTCTTCTATGTCCATCCTGACCGCCTCGCCTCCGTCGGCATCTTCGTGCCCTCCTGGTTCGGCAGCCCGGTGCGGACCGCCTATCGCTACCTGCAGCACTTCATGATGCACCCGTACCTGTGGCGCTACCTTGAGGGCGGGACGCTGCGCTCCTGGGGCGCTAAGTCGCTGCAGGAATCCGGCAAGCGCGGCGAGCCCGTGCTGGCCGGCAACGGTTACGCGCGCATCGGCGAAGGCTCCGGCAGCACCAATGTCCTCACCGGCTCGGGCGTGGACGAAGCCTGGACCACCGGCACGCTGCTGGCCGAGGGCGTCATTGAACTGCTGCGCGCGCGCGCGCCGTTCACCCGCGAAAACCTGGAACGCGCCTACGTTGCCCGCCGCCGCACCAGTTGGGTCGAAAGCGAAGGCCGCATCGCCGAAAGAGCCCGCGACGGCTTCCAGCGCGGCGTCGTCACCGGAGTGCTCGGGATGACGCTCGCCGGATTGACCAAGGGCCGCTTTTCGCTCGGCCACGAGCCCGCCTCGGTCAACGACCGCGTCAGCACCCTGGAGCACTACTTTGCCGGACGCATTCCGCGCGCCGAGATCGAGGAGATCCGCAGCCGCTGTGTCCAGACCAACACATCGCTCCACGATGCATTAATGGACCGCTGCGGCTGGCCGCAAATTCCCTTCGACGGCAGGCTGCTGGTGTCACACCAGGACGCGCTGCTGCTCGGCGGCAAAGTGCAGGCGCCGCCGGGCTACGCCGACCATGTGGCGTTTCATTTCCCCGAGGTCTGCCAGGCGTGCGAAGCCAGGCTCTGCATCGAGATGTGCTCCGGCCAGGCCATCGCGCCCGGCGACGGTGGATTGCCTGTCTTCGATCGCGAAAAGTGCGTCCACTGCGGCGCCTGCCTGTGGAACTGCGTGCAAGCGCTCAACGGCGACGAAACCGCCAATATCGAGTTCCGCGCCGGCGCCGGCGGCCTGCATTCAGCGCTAAACTGA
- a CDS encoding GNAT family N-acetyltransferase: MNPKPVGEPGMLETDSIPVRVMDKGDFEAVVSIDAAATGRRRPRYFELMLERAVTRAALQVSLAAELDGRVVGFAIASLYYGEYGVVEPTASLDAIGVLPAYRGQHVAKALLRQLRVNLSALRVTTLRTEVSWDDFDLLAFFKCEGFAPARRLCLDCALDPTHID, from the coding sequence ATGAATCCGAAACCTGTGGGCGAACCCGGAATGCTGGAGACGGACAGCATCCCCGTCCGCGTGATGGATAAAGGTGACTTCGAGGCCGTTGTCTCGATCGACGCTGCCGCCACGGGGCGTCGTCGTCCGCGTTACTTTGAGCTGATGTTGGAGCGCGCCGTGACGCGGGCGGCGCTGCAGGTGTCGCTCGCCGCCGAACTCGACGGCCGAGTCGTGGGCTTCGCTATAGCCTCGCTCTATTACGGCGAGTACGGCGTTGTCGAGCCAACTGCCTCGCTCGACGCTATCGGCGTCCTTCCTGCCTACCGCGGCCAGCACGTCGCCAAGGCTTTGCTTCGACAACTGCGCGTGAACCTTTCCGCACTTCGCGTGACAACCTTGCGGACCGAAGTCTCATGGGACGACTTCGATCTACTCGCTTTTTTCAAGTGCGAAGGCTTCGCCCCGGCCCGCCGTCTCTGCCTCGACTGCGCACTCGATCCCACGCACATCGACTGA
- a CDS encoding electron transfer flavoprotein subunit beta: MPFQIVVLGSVVPDPLQTLEPVTTPNGPALKNEMMLPAVLDPWAGHALYEAANLAAKNPGSKVTLLSLGPKAKLQQVMMTVAQKVPFDLIALDGPAGGFTDAHATAATLAAAIKAIPGLDPAHLLVFGGWESASRGAGATLQIVGELLGITDQFQGADQLSVNADGSFEILERIEGGRHQVSTLAAPPAVLGWATGNLPEPRNNPQVGMTNMRTVMPALQRAKAAPVASDGLRYLNVALPRQQRETRIVKDLSPDAIAAEIVEWIGGE; encoded by the coding sequence ATGCCTTTCCAAATCGTCGTCCTCGGCAGCGTTGTCCCTGATCCGCTGCAAACCCTGGAGCCGGTCACAACGCCGAACGGCCCCGCGCTGAAGAACGAAATGATGCTGCCCGCGGTGCTCGACCCCTGGGCCGGACACGCGCTGTACGAAGCCGCGAATCTGGCCGCCAAGAATCCTGGCAGCAAGGTCACGCTGCTGAGCCTGGGCCCGAAGGCAAAGCTGCAGCAGGTGATGATGACGGTCGCACAAAAAGTTCCGTTCGACTTGATTGCGCTCGACGGTCCCGCCGGCGGCTTCACCGACGCACACGCCACCGCCGCCACGCTCGCCGCCGCTATCAAGGCAATTCCTGGACTCGATCCCGCTCACCTGCTCGTGTTCGGCGGCTGGGAATCTGCCAGCCGAGGCGCCGGAGCGACGCTGCAAATTGTCGGCGAACTGCTCGGCATCACCGACCAGTTCCAGGGCGCGGACCAGTTGAGCGTCAACGCCGACGGTTCCTTTGAAATCCTGGAGCGCATCGAGGGCGGACGTCACCAGGTTTCGACGCTGGCGGCTCCGCCTGCCGTGCTCGGCTGGGCGACCGGCAACTTGCCCGAGCCGCGCAACAACCCGCAGGTCGGCATGACCAACATGCGCACCGTGATGCCTGCGTTGCAACGCGCCAAAGCCGCGCCCGTGGCCAGTGACGGCCTGCGATACCTCAACGTGGCGCTGCCCAGGCAGCAGCGCGAAACGCGCATTGTGAAAGACCTCTCTCCCGACGCCATCGCCGCCGAAATCGTCGAGTGGATCGGCGGGGAATAA